In Gemmatimonas sp., the DNA window CGAACGGTAGGGCGTCGCGGCGGCGGACCCGGCGAGATGGAGTATCCGGAGGGCATCGACGTCGACCGTGACGGCAGCGTGTCGGTCATGGACCACGCCAAGCAGGCGCTTCTTTCGTGGGACCCGGCCGGTGCCGTGCTCCCTGAGCGTAAACTCATCACCGCACGCGGTCGCCCGTGGGGCACGGTGCGTCGTCGTGGGGACACGCTGTACACCGCGATCGACATCGTGGGCGACACGACGGTCCAAGTGCGGCGTCTCGAACGATGGACCTCGCGCGATACCCTCGCGATCGACTCCACGCTGAGTCCGCGCCCGAAGATGGTGATGTTCAAGTGTGTCGGGCTCGCGTTGCCGCCGCTGTTCTCCAGCGAAATCGCGTGGACGGTGGACGGCGATCGCCTCATCTCCACGCAGCAGTCTGCCTACGTCGTGGACATCTCACGCCACGGCCGGCGAGAGCGCAGCGTGCGACGTGACGTGGCCCCGATGGCTGCCAAGACCACGGATGCGGCCAAGTTGTACCCGGAGGGACTCAAGGTCCGCTTCGGTCGCGATGGCGAGTGCGTGACGCCGAGCGCCGAGGTGGGCGAAAAGGTCGGCGTGGCGCCGACGCTTCCGGTAATCCGCGCCATGGTGGTCGCACCCGATGGCACGTTGTGGGTGGAGCGGTACACGTTCGCGGACGAAACGCCACGCACCGATGTATTCGATCGCGATGGCCACTATCTGGGCACGGCCAGTGGGCGATCGCTGCCACTTGGCTTTCTCGGTCCCGACGTGGTGCTCTTCCCGATCAAGAACGACGACGACGGCACGGCTGTGATCGGGATCTACCGCATCGCACGCTGAGTTCAGTCGCCCGTCGCGAGCCACAGCTCCGACAGCGCCACATCGGCACGAAACGCCGTCTTGCCCTCGCTCACTTCGGGGTGCGAGCCTTCCAGAGTGCCAGCAGGGCTGCTTCACGCTCCGGCGTAAAGCCCGTCTTGATCGCCGCCTGGCGCGCAGCTGGCAGCGTCTTCCACCAGGCGAGTGTATCGCGCGCGGTGTCTTCCATCGGGCGCACCACCAGCCCCGCCTTGAGCTCGGGCGTGATGTCGATCCGGGCAAATCCGGCCGTGCGTCCGCGCATGACCTGATACACTGGCAGTTCGCGGCCATAGGGATTGGCGCCGTTCGCACGCAGGAAATCGGCATCTACCCACGTATAGGTGGGGCTGCTGCCAACGCCCTTCTGAATGCGCGAGACGAACTCTTTGAACGGCTGTCCCATCTGTGGACCGACGCCGTTGAATACCCCATACGTGCGGTTCTCGACCAGCGTGATGCAGAACTTCACGAGGTCACGCGCGTCGATGATTTGCACGTGATCGGTGCCATCACCCGGCACCAGCACGTCACCGCCACGCGCGATACGCACCGGCCAGTACGTGAAGCGATCGGTGTCGTCCTCCGGCCCCACGATGAGCCCCGGACGCACCACCGTGACGCGCCCCGGCATCGCGGCATGCGCGGCCTTCTCGGCATATGCTTTCGCATGTCCGTAACTGAGCGGCCTGCCCGCTTCGATGGGCGAGTTTTCGAGCGTGAGTACCGGCGCCTCGATCGACATCGGCACGCGACTGAGGTCCTGATAGACCGAGCGCGTGGAGATGAACAGGTACTGATCGACGTTGTCGCGCAGCAGCTCGGCCGAAAGCTTCACCCACTCCGGTGCGCTCGCGAGTGATGCGGATTCGTCGATCACGGCGTCCCACTTCCGACCCTTCAGCGCGCTCAGGTCGTTGGCGCGATCACCGGCCAGCTCTTCGACATCCTTGCCGAACATGCCGGGCGCACTCTTGCCACGATTGAAGATCGTGACCTGATGTCCGCGCTTGAGCGCTTCGCGCACGTCGTGCGGTCCGACGAAGCCGGTGCCGCCAAGAATGAGGATTTTCTTCGCCGCGCGAGCGGGCATGAGCACGCGCGGATCGAAGGTGGATACGGCGCCCAACGCAGCAAGACCGGTCCCGATGAATTCACGACGGCTGTACATGATGCGCGGGGCTGAGGGACGGAAACAACTTGGCGGAGACGCCGGTGAAATCACCGTGCTCCGCCAAGAGTATCCCTATTGCTGCACCGACACTAGGCGTTACGGAACCAGCGCCACCTGGCCACGCAGCTCGCCACCAGCGTTGGCGTCGGTGTGCAGGTTCACGTAAATGCCACCGGCGCGCAGCTGACTGACCAACGCGCTGAGCGGCTGGCCGGCGAGCGTTCCGCTCAGGTTGGTCGCGGTGATGAACTGCCGGCCGATACGTCCGTTCTGAGGGCCCGTCAGAGTGGGCGGCTCGACCAATGTGGCGACGACCGCGCCGTTTGCACCACGGGCACCGGTATGGAAATGGCCAAACCGAACATTGGAGAGGCCATTCACCGTAATGCTCACGAACAACGTGTCGTTTGTGCGGCTGAGTGTAAACTCGCTGCTGCCGGTAGCGGCGGTGACCACGGGCGGCACTTCCTCGCTGCCCACCAAGGTCGCCCGAAACTTCACGAGCGGCGTGGGTGCTACGGGCGTTTCGTCGTCGCTGCAATTGGCGAGCGCGGCACCGACCAGCAATGCGCCCACGAGGGAAGCGGCGGAACGGCTGAAGCGGCGAAAGTTGGGACGAGTGGACATAGGATGCTTTTGAGGGTTCACGGCTGGTCTCAGCGGTGAACCCTCAATAGCTCAGTGGCGCAAGTAGTTCCGAGCGACCTTCAGTTGGTCGCCCGGCACTCAGGCGAGCTCGAACCGGTCCAGGTTCATCACCTTGGTCCACGCGGCCACGAAGTCCTGCACGAACTTCGCCGTGGCATCGCTCTGTGCGTACACCTCGGCTACCGCACGCAGCTCCGAGTTCGAACCGAAAATCAGGTCCACACGCGTCGCCGTGTACTTCACATCACCGGTCGCCCGGTCGCGCCCTTCAAACAGATCGCCCGCCTCCGACAGCGGCTTCCACGCGGTGCTCATGTCGAGCAGGTTCACGAAGAAGTCGTTGGTGAGCGTCTCAGGACGGTCGGTGAATACGCCGTGCTTCGACTGACCGTGGTTCGCGTTCAGCACGCGCAGTCCACCCACCAGCGCTGTCATTTCGGGGGCGGTGAGCGTGAGCAGCTGGGCCCTGTCGACCAAGAGCTCTTCGGCGGGCACGGTAAAGGCGTTCTGCTGATAATTGCGGAAGCCGTCGACCTTCGGCTCGAGCACATCGTATGCGTGCACATCCGTCTGTTCCTGCAACGCATCCATGCGTCCGGGAGTGAACGGCACGTTGAGGTGATGCCCGGCGTTGGCCGCCGCCTGCTCAATCGCGGCGCATCCGCCAAGCACGATGAGGTCAGCGATCGATACCTGCTTCCCGCTGGTCTGCGAAGCGTTGAACTGCTGCTGAATCGTCTCGTAGATCTCGAGCGCGCGGGCGAGCTTCACCGGCTGATTCACGTCCCAGTTCTTGGCCGGCTCCAACCGAATGCGCGAACCATTGGCACCGCCTCGCTTGTCGGAGCCGCGGAACGTCGACGCAGACGCCCACGCGGTGGCGACCAGCTGCCCGATCGAAAGGCCTGAGGCCAGGATGGTGGTCTTGAGCGCGGCAATGTCCTGCGCATCGACCAGCGGGTGGTTCAGCGCCGGAATGGGATCCTGCCAGATCAGTACTTCGGACGGCACGAGCGCGCCGAGATAGCGCGCGCGCGGCCCCATGTCACGGTGCGTGAGCTTGAACCACGCGCGGGCGTAGGCGTCGGCCAGCTGATCGGGGTTTTCGTGGTAACGCTTCGAAATGGCCAAATACGCTGGATCGACGCGGAGCGCGATGTCGGTCGTCGCCATCATCGGCGCGTGTCGCTTGGCCGGATTGTGGGCGTCGGGCACCGTCGTCGCGGCGGCGGGGTCGGTCGGCGTCCACTGGTGCGCGCCGGCCGGGCTCTTGGTGAGCTGCCACTCGTAGCCGAAGAGCGTGTCGAAGTAGCCGGTGTCCCACTTGATCGGATTGGGCGTCCAGGCACCCTCAACACCACTGGTGATGGTGTGCTCGCCCTTGCCGCTGCCGAACGCGTTCTTCCAGCCAAGCCCCTGTTCGTCGATGCTGGCGCCTTCGGGCTCGACACCGACCAATGCTTCGGGGCCGGCGCCGTGTGCCTTCCCAAAGGTGTGGCCACCGGCAATGAGGGCGACGGTTTCTTCGTCGTTCATCGCCATGCGCGCGAAAGTCTCACGGATATCGCGAGCCGACGCCATCGGGTCGGGATTGCCGTTCGGCCCCTGCGGATTCACATAGATCAGGCCCATCTGCACGGCCGCCAACGGCTGCTCGAGCTCGCGATCGCCCGTGTAGCGCTGGTCGCCCAGCCACTCGGTCTCGGAACCCCAGTAAATGTCTTCCTGCGGCTCCCACACGTCGGCGCGACCACCGGCAAAGCCGAAGGTCGTGAAGCCCATCGACTCCATCGCGACGTTGCCGGTGAGCACCATCAAGTCGGCCCAGGAAATCTTCTGGCCGTACTTCTGCTTAATGGGCCACAGCAGACGACGGGCCTTGTCGAGATTGCCGTTGTCCGGCCAGCTGTTGAGCGGCGCGAAGCGCTGCGTGCCGGCGGAAGCACCGCCACGACCATCAGCCGTGCGATACGTGCCGGCGGCGTGCCACGCCATGCGCACAAAGAACGGCCCGTAGTGCCCGTAGTCGGCCGGCCACCAGTCCTGCGAATCGGTCATGAGCGCGGTGAGGTCCTTCCGCACCGCTTCGATGTCGAGCGACTTGAACGCGTCGGCATAGCTGAAGCCAGCGCCGAGCGGATCCGAGAGCGAGGAATGCTGACGAAGAATTCCGACGTTGAGCGCGTTCGGCCACCAGTCACGATTCGATCGACCG includes these proteins:
- a CDS encoding 6-bladed beta-propeller is translated as MLSRRVPMVFGLVLASVLAASCGDSARTASNTDTTDSSGVTIVRGSATDVPLRWTFAELGRIGGADTGVQSFDNVSPFSVATDGSSHVAVLDAAHSNQIHVFDSSGTWIRTVGRRGGGPGEMEYPEGIDVDRDGSVSVMDHAKQALLSWDPAGAVLPERKLITARGRPWGTVRRRGDTLYTAIDIVGDTTVQVRRLERWTSRDTLAIDSTLSPRPKMVMFKCVGLALPPLFSSEIAWTVDGDRLISTQQSAYVVDISRHGRRERSVRRDVAPMAAKTTDAAKLYPEGLKVRFGRDGECVTPSAEVGEKVGVAPTLPVIRAMVVAPDGTLWVERYTFADETPRTDVFDRDGHYLGTASGRSLPLGFLGPDVVLFPIKNDDDGTAVIGIYRIAR
- a CDS encoding CHRD domain-containing protein; this encodes MSTRPNFRRFSRSAASLVGALLVGAALANCSDDETPVAPTPLVKFRATLVGSEEVPPVVTAATGSSEFTLSRTNDTLFVSITVNGLSNVRFGHFHTGARGANGAVVATLVEPPTLTGPQNGRIGRQFITATNLSGTLAGQPLSALVSQLRAGGIYVNLHTDANAGGELRGQVALVP
- a CDS encoding NAD-dependent epimerase/dehydratase family protein, giving the protein MYSRREFIGTGLAALGAVSTFDPRVLMPARAAKKILILGGTGFVGPHDVREALKRGHQVTIFNRGKSAPGMFGKDVEELAGDRANDLSALKGRKWDAVIDESASLASAPEWVKLSAELLRDNVDQYLFISTRSVYQDLSRVPMSIEAPVLTLENSPIEAGRPLSYGHAKAYAEKAAHAAMPGRVTVVRPGLIVGPEDDTDRFTYWPVRIARGGDVLVPGDGTDHVQIIDARDLVKFCITLVENRTYGVFNGVGPQMGQPFKEFVSRIQKGVGSSPTYTWVDADFLRANGANPYGRELPVYQVMRGRTAGFARIDITPELKAGLVVRPMEDTARDTLAWWKTLPAARQAAIKTGFTPEREAALLALWKARTPK
- the katG gene encoding catalase/peroxidase HPI yields the protein MDGEGAGKCPVMHGAVAVESKTARRGRSNRDWWPNALNVGILRQHSSLSDPLGAGFSYADAFKSLDIEAVRKDLTALMTDSQDWWPADYGHYGPFFVRMAWHAAGTYRTADGRGGASAGTQRFAPLNSWPDNGNLDKARRLLWPIKQKYGQKISWADLMVLTGNVAMESMGFTTFGFAGGRADVWEPQEDIYWGSETEWLGDQRYTGDRELEQPLAAVQMGLIYVNPQGPNGNPDPMASARDIRETFARMAMNDEETVALIAGGHTFGKAHGAGPEALVGVEPEGASIDEQGLGWKNAFGSGKGEHTITSGVEGAWTPNPIKWDTGYFDTLFGYEWQLTKSPAGAHQWTPTDPAAATTVPDAHNPAKRHAPMMATTDIALRVDPAYLAISKRYHENPDQLADAYARAWFKLTHRDMGPRARYLGALVPSEVLIWQDPIPALNHPLVDAQDIAALKTTILASGLSIGQLVATAWASASTFRGSDKRGGANGSRIRLEPAKNWDVNQPVKLARALEIYETIQQQFNASQTSGKQVSIADLIVLGGCAAIEQAAANAGHHLNVPFTPGRMDALQEQTDVHAYDVLEPKVDGFRNYQQNAFTVPAEELLVDRAQLLTLTAPEMTALVGGLRVLNANHGQSKHGVFTDRPETLTNDFFVNLLDMSTAWKPLSEAGDLFEGRDRATGDVKYTATRVDLIFGSNSELRAVAEVYAQSDATAKFVQDFVAAWTKVMNLDRFELA